A region of the Polynucleobacter sp. MWH-Braz-FAM2G genome:
CCTAAACCCCGCCAGAGTGGACTTTGTTACTCTCAAGCTATTTTGCGCAATTGTGCAATCTGGCAGCATTACCAAAGGCGCGAGTGAATGCAACCTTGCTCTATCAGCAGCGAGCAGGCGCATTTCAGAATTTGAAGAAACCGTTGGAGTGGCACTACTCGACCGTTCCGTAAAGGGTGTCACCCTAACCTCTGCGGGACATGCAGTGATGCAACATGCGTTGAGGCTGTTTCAAGGCTTTGAGCAACTCAGCAATGAACTAAGCGGGTATTCCAAAGGCATTAAGGGACACGTTCGGCTTTGGGCCAATATGTCTGCATTAACCGAATTTCTTCCGAAAGCATTAGCCAGTTTTTTAAAAGACCACCCTGACATTCAAGTAGAGGTCGAAGAGCAATTAAGTGGTGACATAGTCAGAGCGCTAATGGATGGTATTGCCGATATTGGCGTATTTGCTGAAGGCCCAATTACTACCGGTTTAGAAACCAAAATCATGGGAAGAGATCAACTCGTGATTGCCTGCAGTAAT
Encoded here:
- a CDS encoding LysR family transcriptional regulator is translated as MKTLLNPARVDFVTLKLFCAIVQSGSITKGASECNLALSAASRRISEFEETVGVALLDRSVKGVTLTSAGHAVMQHALRLFQGFEQLSNELSGYSKGIKGHVRLWANMSALTEFLPKALASFLKDHPDIQVEVEEQLSGDIVRALMDGIADIGVFAEGPITTGLETKIMGRDQLVIACSNIHALSKRKRITFDECLEYDFVGLNRGSSLLELTSRSAEKLGKQMRLRIQVRSYDAMCQMIAVNLGIGVLPLQACAAQIKALNLKTIHLDDHWANRNLLVAMKANINQSPATNLLSQFLLGFN